The following coding sequences are from one Halorubrum sp. BOL3-1 window:
- a CDS encoding LUD domain-containing protein, producing MTIADMSTFTRRLEDFGVTVSEGSAGECASLIDAAAGEPAVGVPPGRSGPDALDDSTASLPERVATDPTTADLRAAHTGVTAASLGIASYGSVALEADSAGAEPVSLFVDRHVVVLRESDLVPDMPDAFAWLGPRARDESVDVVFATGPSATADMGGLVHGAHGPKEVHVVLLRDGDRVEDGTEVRAGE from the coding sequence ATGACAATTGCCGATATGTCGACGTTCACCCGTCGACTCGAGGACTTCGGGGTCACCGTCTCCGAGGGGTCGGCGGGGGAGTGCGCGTCGCTGATCGACGCCGCCGCGGGCGAGCCGGCGGTCGGGGTGCCGCCGGGTCGGTCGGGACCGGACGCGCTCGACGACTCCACGGCGTCGCTGCCGGAGCGCGTCGCGACCGACCCGACGACCGCCGACCTGCGGGCGGCCCACACCGGCGTCACCGCGGCGTCGCTCGGGATCGCGAGCTACGGGAGCGTCGCGCTGGAGGCGGACTCGGCAGGCGCGGAGCCGGTGAGCCTCTTCGTCGACCGCCACGTCGTCGTCCTCCGGGAGAGCGACCTCGTGCCGGACATGCCGGACGCCTTCGCGTGGCTCGGCCCGCGAGCGCGCGACGAGTCGGTCGACGTGGTGTTCGCGACCGGGCCGAGCGCGACCGCGGACATGGGCGGGCTCGTCCACGGCGCGCACGGGCCGAAGGAGGTCCACGTCGTGCTGTTGCGCGACGGCGACCGAGTTGAGGACGGAACGGAGGTGAGGGCCGGTGAGTAG
- a CDS encoding alpha-glucosidase, giving the protein MTARAWWKEAVVYQIYPRSFNDSDGDGVGDIPGIVARLDYLDELGVDAVWLSPVYESPQNDNGYDVSDYRSIHAEYGTMEDWDALLAGLHDRDIRLVMDMIPNHTSSEHDWFRRSRANPDGEYGDYYVWREGDPDEPPNNWESFFGGSAWTYDGEREAWYLSLFDPTQPDLNWRNPAVREDVYDVMNWWLDKGIDGFRLDVLNLLSKPDGLPDGDPTRDLVGSEHFVDGPRIHEYLDEMYEAAFAGRDIVTVGEMPQLTLESAREYAGDDGPLDLVFPFEHVEIDFGPDGRWDVGEWTLSGLKSVLDRWQRGLDDEWWTTVFFENHDQPRSVSRFGDDEAFRYESATALGTVVLTLRGTPFLYQGQELGMTNTAFESLDDVADVDTVRNVEELMAAGAVEDYDEIRDVVEARSRDNARTPMQWTDGRHAGFTDGDPWLAVNDDYREVNAARERTETPSVLSYYRTLIDLRGDSEPLRYGSYELHYPDDERLYVYERTAGDERVVVVLNLSADGRSPAVDPVPASASLLLGNYESVPEAPGDPFDLRPYEARLYAASR; this is encoded by the coding sequence ATGACAGCACGCGCATGGTGGAAGGAGGCGGTGGTGTATCAGATCTATCCGCGGAGCTTCAACGACTCCGACGGCGACGGCGTCGGCGACATCCCGGGGATCGTCGCAAGGCTCGACTACCTCGACGAGCTGGGCGTCGACGCCGTCTGGCTCAGCCCGGTGTACGAGTCGCCCCAGAACGACAACGGGTACGACGTCAGCGACTACCGGTCGATCCACGCCGAGTACGGGACGATGGAGGACTGGGACGCGTTGTTGGCCGGTCTCCACGACCGGGACATCCGGCTGGTGATGGACATGATCCCGAATCACACGTCCTCCGAACACGACTGGTTCCGGCGGTCCCGCGCGAATCCCGACGGAGAGTACGGTGACTACTACGTCTGGCGCGAGGGTGACCCGGACGAGCCGCCGAACAACTGGGAGTCGTTCTTCGGCGGCTCCGCGTGGACGTACGACGGGGAACGCGAGGCGTGGTATCTCAGTCTCTTCGATCCGACGCAACCCGACCTCAACTGGCGGAATCCCGCCGTTCGGGAGGACGTCTACGACGTGATGAACTGGTGGCTCGACAAGGGGATCGACGGCTTCCGACTCGACGTCCTCAACCTCCTCTCGAAGCCCGACGGGCTGCCGGACGGCGACCCGACTCGTGACCTGGTCGGCAGCGAGCACTTCGTCGACGGTCCGCGGATCCACGAGTACCTAGACGAGATGTACGAGGCGGCCTTCGCCGGCAGGGACATCGTCACGGTCGGGGAAATGCCGCAGCTCACGCTGGAGTCCGCCCGCGAGTACGCCGGAGACGACGGCCCCCTCGACCTGGTGTTTCCCTTCGAGCACGTCGAGATCGACTTCGGTCCGGACGGTCGGTGGGACGTCGGCGAGTGGACGCTCTCGGGTCTCAAGTCCGTGCTCGACAGGTGGCAGCGCGGCCTCGACGACGAGTGGTGGACGACCGTCTTCTTCGAGAACCACGACCAGCCGCGCAGCGTCTCTCGGTTCGGCGACGACGAGGCGTTCCGCTACGAGTCCGCGACCGCGCTCGGGACGGTCGTACTGACGCTGCGCGGGACGCCGTTCCTCTATCAGGGGCAGGAACTCGGCATGACCAATACCGCCTTCGAGAGCCTCGACGACGTCGCCGACGTCGACACCGTTCGCAACGTCGAGGAGCTGATGGCGGCCGGCGCCGTCGAGGACTACGACGAGATCAGGGACGTCGTCGAGGCCCGGTCGCGCGACAACGCGCGGACGCCGATGCAGTGGACGGACGGGCGGCACGCCGGCTTCACCGACGGCGATCCCTGGCTCGCGGTCAACGACGACTACCGGGAGGTCAACGCCGCTCGCGAGCGCACAGAGACGCCCTCAGTGCTGTCGTATTACCGGACGCTCATCGATCTGCGGGGAGATTCGGAGCCGCTCCGGTACGGCTCCTACGAGCTCCACTACCCCGACGACGAGCGGCTGTACGTCTACGAGCGGACGGCGGGCGACGAGCGGGTCGTGGTCGTGCTCAACCTCTCGGCCGACGGTCGGTCGCCCGCCGTCGACCCCGTCCCCGCGTCCGCCTCCCTCCTCCTCGGTAACTACGAGTCGGTTCCGGAGGCGCCCGGCGATCCCTTCGACCTGCGTCCGTACGAGGCGCGGCTGTACGCGGCGTCCCGCTAA
- a CDS encoding LUD domain-containing protein, which yields MSSETTGGDRAGEATTEPADAPDRETKAERIRELLTTEGDAVAANTRGFNDGRYESTGRLDDYEGLKDEAREIKEDAIERLPDLIDEVRETVEANGGTVYLADDAADANEYIREVAAERGAERTIKSKSMTSEEIEVNEALEADGVDVLETDLGEWVLQLAEEEPSHIVAPAIHKSREGIAELFAERFDPEDPPETAEELTMFARERLGDLIEDADLGMTGANFIAADSGTMLLVTSEGNARKTVTATDTHVAVAGVEKLVPTVEDFAPFVELIGRSGTGQDVTSYISTLTPPVGSPVPDFEADETPLADGSEDDRAFHLVLIDNGRMAMRDDETLKETLYCIRCSACSNACGNFQSVGGHAFGGETYSGGIATGWEAGVEGLDTAAEFNDLCTGCSRCVPACPVGIDIPWINTAVRDRINRGEADPNQLDWAFEELVPDEEPGGLDLGTRLVGNYATLAEWGHKTAPVANRLANFGPARALAERVVGIDRRRDLPEFARESLVEWFEARGGAAVPSAEATREAVVYSDTATNYVDVERGKATVRTLEALGVHVRVPDLPGSGRPPLSQGMVATAEAAAEDVYAGVAPHLDAGRDVVVIEPSDLATFRREYERFLPADSHERLADASYDAMEYVFGLLEAGGDPAALRAPAEGTGPVASGTRIAYHPHCQARTVEVGEYATAVFEGLGYDVRVSETECCGMAGSFGYKTDYYELSMDVGEPLREQFGDTDRTVVAPGTSCTEQLDALLGSTPMHPIEVIAPRE from the coding sequence GTGAGTAGCGAGACGACCGGCGGCGACCGCGCCGGGGAGGCGACGACCGAGCCGGCCGACGCGCCCGACCGCGAGACGAAGGCCGAGCGCATCCGCGAGCTACTGACGACCGAAGGCGACGCCGTGGCGGCGAACACCCGCGGGTTCAACGACGGACGCTACGAGTCGACCGGCCGCCTCGACGACTACGAGGGGCTGAAAGACGAGGCGCGGGAGATAAAGGAGGACGCCATCGAGCGGCTTCCCGACCTCATCGACGAGGTACGGGAGACGGTCGAGGCGAACGGCGGCACCGTCTACCTCGCGGACGACGCCGCCGACGCGAACGAGTACATCCGCGAGGTCGCTGCCGAGCGCGGCGCCGAGCGTACGATCAAGTCGAAGTCGATGACCTCGGAGGAGATCGAGGTGAACGAGGCGCTCGAAGCCGACGGCGTCGACGTCTTGGAGACCGACCTTGGCGAGTGGGTGCTCCAGCTGGCCGAGGAGGAGCCGTCGCACATCGTCGCACCGGCGATCCACAAGTCCCGCGAGGGGATCGCGGAGCTGTTCGCCGAGCGGTTCGACCCCGAGGACCCGCCCGAGACCGCCGAGGAGCTGACGATGTTCGCCCGCGAGCGGCTCGGCGACCTGATCGAGGACGCCGACCTCGGGATGACGGGCGCGAACTTCATCGCCGCGGACTCGGGGACGATGCTGCTCGTCACGAGCGAGGGCAACGCCCGGAAGACGGTGACCGCGACGGACACCCACGTCGCGGTCGCGGGCGTCGAGAAGCTCGTGCCGACCGTCGAGGACTTCGCGCCGTTCGTCGAGCTGATCGGGCGCTCGGGGACCGGACAGGACGTGACCTCCTACATCTCGACGCTGACGCCGCCGGTCGGCTCGCCCGTGCCCGACTTCGAGGCCGACGAGACGCCCCTCGCGGACGGCTCCGAGGACGACCGCGCGTTCCACCTCGTCTTGATCGACAACGGCCGCATGGCGATGCGCGACGACGAGACGCTGAAGGAGACGCTGTACTGCATCCGGTGTTCCGCCTGCTCGAACGCCTGCGGCAACTTCCAGAGCGTCGGCGGCCACGCGTTCGGCGGGGAGACGTACTCCGGCGGCATCGCCACCGGCTGGGAGGCGGGGGTCGAGGGGCTCGACACCGCCGCCGAGTTCAACGACCTCTGTACCGGCTGCTCCCGGTGCGTGCCGGCGTGTCCGGTCGGCATCGACATCCCGTGGATCAACACCGCGGTCCGCGACCGGATCAACCGCGGCGAAGCGGACCCGAACCAGCTCGACTGGGCGTTCGAGGAGCTAGTGCCCGACGAGGAGCCGGGCGGACTCGACCTCGGGACGCGACTCGTGGGCAACTACGCGACGCTCGCGGAGTGGGGTCACAAGACCGCGCCGGTCGCGAACCGCCTCGCGAACTTCGGTCCGGCGCGCGCGCTCGCGGAGCGGGTCGTCGGGATCGACCGCCGGCGCGACCTCCCCGAGTTCGCGCGCGAGTCGCTCGTCGAGTGGTTCGAGGCCCGCGGCGGCGCCGCGGTCCCCTCTGCCGAGGCGACCCGCGAGGCCGTCGTCTACTCCGACACCGCGACGAACTACGTCGATGTCGAGCGCGGGAAGGCGACGGTCCGGACGTTGGAGGCGCTCGGGGTCCACGTCCGGGTGCCGGACCTCCCCGGTAGCGGGCGCCCGCCGCTCTCGCAGGGGATGGTCGCGACCGCCGAGGCGGCGGCCGAGGACGTGTACGCCGGGGTCGCGCCCCACCTCGACGCCGGGCGCGACGTGGTCGTGATCGAACCGAGCGACCTCGCGACGTTCCGCCGCGAGTACGAGCGGTTCCTCCCGGCCGACTCCCACGAGCGGCTCGCGGACGCGAGCTACGACGCGATGGAGTACGTGTTCGGGCTGCTGGAAGCGGGCGGCGACCCGGCGGCGCTTCGCGCGCCCGCCGAGGGGACCGGACCGGTCGCGTCGGGGACGCGGATCGCGTACCACCCGCACTGTCAGGCGCGTACGGTCGAGGTGGGCGAGTACGCGACGGCCGTCTTCGAGGGCCTCGGCTACGACGTGCGCGTCTCCGAGACGGAGTGTTGCGGGATGGCGGGGTCGTTCGGCTACAAGACCGACTACTACGAGCTGAGCATGGACGTCGGCGAGCCGCTCCGCGAGCAGTTCGGTGACACCGACCGCACCGTCGTCGCGCCCGGCACGTCCTGTACCGAACAGCTCGACGCCCTGCTGGGCTCGACACCGATGCACCCGATCGAGGTTATCGCCCCGCGAGAGTGA
- a CDS encoding PRC-barrel domain-containing protein produces MNAAPEEITSLVGREVYSSNGVFVGEIEDIQLDLDARAVTGLALAELNHELFAGEVGGSTGVIVPYRWVRAVGDIVLVNDVIERYDTGEPEEEAAEVEANTEVR; encoded by the coding sequence ATGAACGCAGCCCCCGAAGAGATCACGTCGCTCGTCGGCCGCGAGGTGTACTCCAGCAACGGCGTTTTCGTCGGCGAAATCGAAGACATCCAGCTCGATCTGGACGCCCGCGCCGTGACCGGACTCGCGCTCGCCGAACTCAACCACGAGCTGTTCGCCGGAGAGGTGGGCGGCTCGACCGGCGTCATCGTCCCGTACCGCTGGGTCCGCGCGGTCGGCGACATCGTCTTGGTCAACGACGTGATCGAGCGGTACGACACCGGCGAGCCGGAGGAGGAGGCGGCCGAGGTCGAGGCCAACACCGAGGTCCGATAA
- a CDS encoding glycoside hydrolase family 32 protein — translation MAATPVRVGFLVDGHPSDRQEAAREWADRRYDVEVLDPERVAPSTPHDVLWWHREDVPTEVDDGIASAVAGYVRDGGGLLLSLRAVGAVTSLGFDSVAPDALGTRTVTAPTGPLWRSVYDDHPATDGFDGLRIPIADRGPVPYARYEDRLPAEGEVLASTVEGEHDRPVQTSVISWDPGEGSVVGASELAFGSEAGAPYGENRDRLAEGLVDSLADGPNPRFGRPVDAEGFRRLRDRLGDDAQRPRYHVTPPANWLNDPNGLIERDGTYHVFYQYNPGGPYHHAIHWGHAASEDLVHWRDEPIALSPSPDGPDRDGCWSGCAVERDGGPTLLYTGGRERRQLPCLATAADEALRSWEKDRSNPVIEAQPGGVDVLETEHWQAEFRDHCVWREDDRWHQLIGSGIADVGGTVLRYVSEDLRNWSYEGELLTGDWPDAGAVWECPELLRFGEWELLHVSSGETVSYFVGTRRDGAFEVASRGVLDHGDFYAPQSMTVDDGYLTWGWLPEARDAEAQWDAGWSGALSVPRRIEVDEAGELRQRPAPRLTALRETTQVDAESVSLDGERWAPAAGGRALELDVTVALGDADAATVSVFESPDREERTEIRYEATNQIVVDRSAASDDPRARSDAQRMPVTPYDEPLSLRVFLDGSTVEVFANERHCLTSRVYPTREDSTGISFAAEEGRADLVDASVWRLGGGFRRPTTGRDA, via the coding sequence ATGGCAGCCACGCCGGTTCGCGTCGGGTTCCTCGTCGACGGACACCCGAGCGACCGACAGGAGGCGGCGCGCGAGTGGGCAGACCGTCGGTACGACGTCGAGGTACTCGACCCGGAGCGAGTCGCCCCGTCGACGCCACACGACGTGCTCTGGTGGCACCGCGAGGACGTACCGACGGAGGTCGACGACGGGATCGCGTCGGCCGTGGCCGGGTACGTGCGCGACGGCGGCGGACTACTCTTGAGTCTCCGTGCCGTGGGTGCGGTGACGTCGCTGGGGTTCGACTCGGTCGCCCCCGACGCCCTCGGGACGAGGACCGTCACGGCGCCGACCGGACCCCTCTGGCGCTCGGTGTACGACGACCACCCCGCGACCGACGGGTTCGACGGGCTCCGGATTCCGATCGCGGACCGGGGGCCGGTCCCGTACGCGCGCTACGAGGACCGGCTGCCCGCCGAGGGCGAGGTCCTCGCGTCGACCGTCGAGGGGGAACACGACCGGCCGGTCCAGACCAGCGTGATCTCCTGGGACCCGGGCGAGGGCTCGGTGGTGGGAGCCAGCGAGCTGGCGTTCGGTTCGGAGGCCGGAGCGCCGTACGGCGAGAACCGAGACCGACTCGCAGAGGGACTCGTCGACTCGCTGGCCGACGGGCCGAATCCGCGGTTCGGCCGACCCGTCGACGCCGAGGGGTTCCGGCGGCTCCGCGACCGACTGGGCGACGACGCCCAACGACCGCGGTACCACGTCACACCGCCGGCGAACTGGCTCAACGATCCGAACGGGCTGATCGAGCGCGACGGGACCTACCACGTGTTCTACCAGTACAACCCGGGCGGGCCGTACCACCACGCGATCCACTGGGGGCACGCCGCGAGCGAGGACCTCGTCCACTGGCGAGACGAGCCGATCGCGCTGTCGCCCTCGCCCGACGGTCCGGACCGCGACGGCTGCTGGTCGGGGTGTGCGGTCGAGCGCGACGGCGGGCCGACGTTACTCTACACCGGCGGGCGCGAGCGCCGACAGCTCCCCTGTCTGGCGACCGCCGCGGACGAGGCGCTCCGGTCGTGGGAGAAAGACCGGTCGAACCCGGTCATCGAGGCGCAGCCGGGCGGCGTCGACGTGCTGGAGACCGAACACTGGCAGGCGGAGTTCCGCGACCACTGCGTCTGGCGCGAGGACGACCGGTGGCACCAGCTCATCGGATCCGGCATCGCCGACGTCGGTGGAACGGTCCTCCGATACGTCTCCGAGGACCTCCGGAACTGGAGCTACGAGGGGGAGCTGTTGACCGGCGACTGGCCCGACGCGGGGGCGGTCTGGGAGTGCCCGGAGCTGCTCCGCTTCGGGGAGTGGGAACTCCTCCACGTCTCGAGCGGCGAGACCGTCTCGTACTTCGTCGGGACGCGGCGCGACGGAGCGTTCGAGGTCGCGTCGCGCGGCGTCCTCGACCACGGCGACTTCTACGCGCCGCAGTCGATGACCGTCGACGACGGCTACCTGACGTGGGGCTGGCTCCCGGAGGCCCGCGACGCGGAGGCGCAGTGGGACGCCGGGTGGTCGGGCGCGCTGTCGGTGCCGCGGCGGATAGAGGTCGACGAGGCCGGCGAACTCAGACAGCGGCCGGCGCCGCGGCTGACCGCGCTGCGGGAGACGACCCAGGTCGACGCCGAGTCTGTCTCGCTCGACGGCGAGCGGTGGGCGCCGGCGGCCGGCGGTCGGGCGCTCGAACTCGACGTGACCGTCGCGCTCGGGGACGCGGACGCCGCGACGGTGTCGGTCTTCGAGTCGCCGGACCGGGAGGAACGGACCGAGATCCGCTACGAGGCGACGAATCAAATCGTCGTCGACCGCTCGGCCGCCAGCGACGACCCCCGCGCTCGGAGCGACGCACAGCGGATGCCGGTGACGCCGTACGACGAACCGCTGTCGCTCCGGGTCTTCCTCGACGGCTCCACGGTAGAGGTCTTCGCCAACGAGCGGCATTGCCTGACGAGTCGGGTGTACCCGACGCGGGAGGACAGCACCGGGATCTCGTTCGCGGCGGAGGAGGGGCGTGCCGACCTCGTGGACGCCTCGGTCTGGCGGCTCGGCGGGGGGTTCCGGCGTCCGACGACGGGCCGCGACGCCTGA
- a CDS encoding carbohydrate kinase, with the protein MVREVLVAGETLIDFIPDRPGSLATVESFSRQAGGAPANVAVGLARLDRTPWFCTALATDAFGDHLASVLDREGIPDRFVSREPDAQTALAFVSHGADADREFTFYRAETADRRFDASGVPDEVLESVDVVAVGGVTLTVEPARSATFDLVERAREAGCRVLFDPNVRPELWEVESEPTMRRALSLTDVLKASREDLVEGTLPNEPEELLDAGPDAVFLTEGDAGARLIAAADAPWGRGEWRHDGYRVDDVVDTTGAGDAFTAGVVAGLVDGSPPEELLGFANAVAAASTRHAGAMTALPDRETVERLREGD; encoded by the coding sequence ATGGTGCGTGAGGTCCTCGTCGCCGGGGAGACCCTGATCGACTTCATTCCCGACCGGCCCGGGTCGTTGGCGACGGTGGAGTCGTTCTCCCGGCAGGCGGGCGGTGCACCGGCCAACGTCGCGGTCGGACTCGCCAGGCTGGACCGGACGCCGTGGTTCTGTACGGCGCTCGCGACCGACGCCTTCGGCGATCACTTGGCGTCCGTCCTCGACCGCGAGGGGATTCCGGACCGGTTCGTGAGTCGAGAACCCGACGCACAGACCGCGCTGGCGTTCGTCTCCCACGGCGCGGACGCCGACCGGGAGTTCACGTTCTACCGCGCTGAGACGGCCGACAGGCGCTTCGACGCGAGCGGCGTCCCCGACGAGGTGCTGGAGTCGGTCGATGTCGTCGCCGTCGGCGGGGTGACGCTGACCGTCGAGCCGGCCCGATCTGCGACGTTCGACCTCGTAGAGCGGGCGCGCGAGGCGGGCTGTCGGGTCCTCTTCGACCCGAACGTCCGACCGGAGCTCTGGGAGGTCGAGTCCGAGCCCACGATGCGGCGGGCGCTCTCGTTGACCGACGTCCTCAAGGCCTCCCGGGAGGACCTCGTCGAAGGTACGCTCCCGAACGAGCCCGAGGAACTGCTCGACGCCGGACCGGACGCGGTCTTCCTGACGGAGGGAGACGCCGGGGCGCGCCTGATCGCCGCCGCCGACGCTCCGTGGGGACGCGGCGAGTGGCGGCACGACGGCTACCGCGTCGACGATGTCGTCGACACGACGGGCGCGGGAGACGCCTTTACCGCCGGCGTGGTCGCCGGGCTCGTCGACGGTAGCCCGCCCGAGGAACTCCTCGGGTTCGCGAACGCCGTCGCCGCGGCGTCGACTCGACACGCGGGAGCGATGACCGCACTCCCGGACAGGGAGACCGTCGAGCGGCTCCGTGAAGGGGACTGA
- a CDS encoding FAD-binding and (Fe-S)-binding domain-containing protein: MATNTPEPDPTDGGNFDYTGGEIDRPELVDALDRRVDGDVRFDDYSKRLYATDASAYEVTPIGVVIPESTADVAAVHEYCFEEGIPVLPRGGGTSLAGQSVNEAVVVDLTGEMDAVIETDPDAETARAQAGAYIGDLNAAVEDDGLKFAPDPAWRDKSAIGGAIGNNSTGAHSLKYGKTDHYIEEAEVVLADGTVTTFGEVAVEELRESADSEADDLLPRIHAEIVRVLDEEADRVDERYPELKRNVSGYNLDRLLAEYRGEYGEAGVVNLARLMAGSEGTLATVTEATVSLVEIPETKSVALLTYDDLLDAMEDVAACLEHDPAAVEVMDDVLLGLAADTPEFQDVVGMLPDGTDSVLLVEFYAESDAEGRQKVADLIADRAGAPADGAADAVVPEPAAEPSDGAAETTSQPRRAVDALEAHDPDERDRFWKMRKAGLPILLSRTTDEKHISFIEDCAIPPEHLPEYTREFQRILEDNDTFATFYAHAGPGVLHVRPLINTKDVDDVDAMVDIADRVTDAVVRLGGSVSGEHGDGRARTEWNRKLYGDDLWDAFRELKTAFDPDWLLNPGNVCGDHDVGENLRFDAEYEYDAGFNPAMDWAIDNGMQGMVELCHGCGGCRGPQETTGGVMCPTYRAADEEIQSTRGRANMLRGAMDGELPDDPTDDEFVTEVMDLCVGCKGCKVDCPSGVDMAKLKAEVEHAHHEEHGADLRTRLLGRFEDLAPLGSKFAPLSNLPNKIPGTDLLAEKALGIARERDLPTFRSETLTDWFAARGGAGVPRDEADRDVLLFPDVYTTYTNPGAGKAAVRLLEAANCHVAIPNVDGSGRPPHSKGMLDVSRKAAEDAVETLAPEVRDGWEVVVVEPTDAVMLQSDYHDLLDGGASDVPDTDVATVSENAYGIMEYVDAHRLDDDLAFDAPGERLTYHGHCHQKATKKDHHAVGVLRRAGYGVDPLDSSCCGMAGSFGYEAEHYAMSKAIGETLFDQVSASDGDALVAPGTSCRTQLEEGPGEVPEPSHPVEKLVAALA, from the coding sequence ATGGCGACCAACACGCCGGAACCGGATCCGACGGACGGCGGGAACTTCGACTACACCGGCGGCGAGATAGACAGGCCGGAACTCGTCGACGCGCTCGACCGCCGCGTCGACGGGGACGTGCGGTTCGACGACTACTCGAAGCGGCTGTACGCGACCGACGCCTCGGCGTACGAGGTCACGCCCATCGGCGTCGTGATCCCGGAGTCGACCGCGGACGTCGCGGCCGTCCACGAGTACTGCTTCGAAGAGGGAATCCCCGTCCTTCCCCGCGGCGGCGGCACCTCGCTCGCGGGCCAGAGCGTCAACGAAGCGGTCGTCGTGGATCTGACCGGCGAGATGGACGCGGTGATCGAGACCGACCCGGACGCGGAGACAGCCAGAGCGCAGGCGGGAGCGTACATCGGCGACCTCAACGCCGCAGTCGAGGACGACGGCCTGAAGTTCGCGCCCGACCCGGCGTGGCGCGACAAGTCCGCGATCGGCGGCGCGATCGGGAACAACTCCACCGGCGCCCACTCGCTGAAGTACGGGAAGACGGACCACTACATCGAGGAGGCGGAGGTCGTCCTCGCGGACGGCACCGTGACGACGTTCGGCGAGGTGGCGGTCGAGGAGCTGCGGGAGTCGGCGGACTCCGAGGCCGACGACCTCCTGCCCCGGATCCACGCCGAGATCGTCCGGGTCCTCGACGAGGAGGCCGACCGGGTCGACGAGCGGTACCCCGAACTCAAGCGCAACGTCTCCGGCTACAACCTCGACCGCCTGCTGGCCGAGTACCGCGGCGAGTACGGCGAGGCGGGCGTCGTCAACCTCGCCCGTCTCATGGCCGGCAGCGAGGGGACGCTCGCGACGGTGACGGAGGCGACCGTCTCGCTCGTCGAGATCCCGGAGACGAAGTCGGTCGCGCTGCTGACGTACGACGACCTCCTCGACGCGATGGAGGACGTGGCGGCGTGTCTCGAACACGACCCGGCGGCGGTCGAGGTGATGGACGACGTCCTCCTCGGGCTCGCGGCCGACACGCCGGAGTTCCAAGACGTCGTCGGCATGCTCCCGGACGGCACCGACTCGGTGCTGCTCGTCGAGTTCTACGCCGAGAGCGACGCGGAAGGGCGCCAGAAGGTCGCGGACCTCATCGCGGACCGCGCGGGCGCCCCGGCGGACGGCGCGGCCGACGCGGTCGTCCCGGAGCCGGCGGCCGAGCCGAGCGACGGCGCGGCCGAGACGACGAGCCAGCCGCGGCGCGCGGTCGACGCCCTGGAGGCGCACGACCCCGACGAGCGCGACCGCTTCTGGAAGATGCGGAAGGCGGGGCTCCCGATCCTGCTCTCGCGGACCACCGACGAGAAGCACATCTCCTTCATCGAGGACTGCGCCATCCCGCCCGAGCACCTCCCCGAGTACACGCGGGAGTTCCAACGGATATTAGAGGACAACGACACGTTCGCCACCTTCTACGCGCACGCCGGTCCCGGGGTCCTCCACGTCCGCCCGCTGATCAACACGAAAGACGTCGACGACGTCGACGCAATGGTCGACATCGCCGACCGCGTCACCGACGCGGTGGTCCGGCTCGGCGGCTCCGTCTCGGGCGAACACGGCGACGGCCGCGCCCGGACGGAGTGGAACCGGAAGCTGTACGGCGACGACCTGTGGGACGCCTTCCGCGAGTTGAAGACCGCGTTCGACCCCGACTGGCTGCTCAACCCCGGGAACGTCTGCGGGGACCACGACGTGGGCGAGAACCTCCGGTTCGACGCGGAGTACGAGTACGACGCCGGCTTCAACCCCGCGATGGACTGGGCGATCGACAACGGGATGCAGGGAATGGTGGAGCTGTGTCACGGCTGCGGCGGGTGCCGAGGGCCACAGGAGACGACCGGCGGGGTCATGTGTCCGACGTACCGCGCCGCCGACGAGGAGATCCAGTCGACCCGCGGCCGGGCGAACATGCTCCGGGGCGCGATGGACGGCGAGCTGCCCGACGACCCCACCGACGACGAGTTCGTCACCGAGGTGATGGACCTCTGTGTCGGCTGTAAGGGCTGTAAGGTGGACTGCCCGAGCGGCGTCGACATGGCGAAGCTAAAGGCGGAGGTCGAACACGCCCACCACGAGGAGCACGGGGCAGACCTCCGGACGCGACTGCTCGGTCGCTTCGAGGACCTCGCGCCACTCGGCTCGAAGTTCGCGCCCCTCTCGAACCTCCCGAACAAGATCCCCGGGACCGACCTCCTCGCGGAGAAGGCGCTCGGGATCGCGCGGGAGCGCGACCTCCCGACCTTCCGCTCGGAGACGCTCACCGACTGGTTCGCGGCCCGCGGCGGCGCCGGCGTCCCGCGCGACGAGGCCGACCGCGACGTGCTGCTGTTCCCCGACGTGTACACCACCTACACCAACCCCGGCGCGGGGAAGGCCGCGGTGCGCCTGTTGGAGGCCGCGAACTGTCACGTCGCGATCCCGAACGTCGACGGCAGCGGGCGCCCGCCCCACTCGAAGGGGATGCTCGACGTGTCGCGGAAGGCCGCCGAGGACGCCGTGGAGACGCTCGCGCCAGAGGTCCGTGACGGGTGGGAGGTCGTCGTCGTTGAGCCCACCGACGCCGTGATGCTCCAGTCGGACTACCACGACCTGCTCGACGGCGGCGCCAGCGACGTGCCCGACACCGACGTGGCGACCGTCTCCGAGAACGCCTACGGGATCATGGAGTACGTCGACGCCCACCGGCTGGACGACGACCTCGCGTTCGACGCGCCCGGCGAGCGGCTCACCTACCACGGCCACTGCCACCAGAAGGCGACGAAGAAGGACCACCACGCGGTCGGCGTCCTCCGGCGCGCCGGCTACGGCGTCGACCCGCTCGACTCGTCGTGTTGCGGGATGGCCGGCTCGTTCGGCTACGAGGCCGAACACTACGCGATGAGCAAGGCCATCGGAGAGACGCTGTTCGACCAGGTCTCGGCGAGCGACGGCGACGCCCTCGTCGCGCCCGGCACCTCCTGCCGGACGCAGCTGGAGGAGGGTCCCGGCGAGGTGCCGGAGCCGTCGCACCCGGTCGAGAAGTTGGTCGCCGCGCTGGCGTAG